Genomic window (Pseudomonas sp. L5B5):
GGCATTGCCAACCACCTGATCGACTTCCTCAAGCGGGAAGTCCAGGCCGGGCGCATGAGCAACAAGCTCGGCCCGTTGCAGGCCGGTATCGGCAACATCGCCAACGCGGTGATGTGCGGCCTGATCGAGTCGCCCTTCGAGAACCTGACCATGTACTCCGAGGTGCTGCAGGACTCGACCTTCGACCTGATCGATGCCGGCAAGCTGAGCTTCGCCTCGGGCAGCTCCATTACCCTGTCGAGCCGGCGCAACGCCGACGTGTTCGGCAACCTGGAGCGCTACAAGGACAAGCTGGTCCTGCGTCCGCAGGAAATCTCCAACCACCCCGAAGTGGTACGGCGCCTGGGCATCATCGGCATCAACACCGCGCTGGAATTCGACATCTACGGCAACGTCAACTCCACTCACATCTGCGGCACCAGGATGATGAACGGTATCGGCGGCTCCGGTGACTTCGCCCGCAACGCACACCTGGCGATCTTCGTGACCAAGTCCATTGCCAAGGACGGTGCGATATCCAGCGTGGTGCCCATGGTCAGCCACGTCGACCACACCGAGCATGACGTCGATATCCTCGTCACCGAGGTCGGCCTGGCGGACCTGCGCGGCCTGGCGCCACGCGAGCGTGCACGGGTGATCATCGACAATTGCGTGCATCCGTCCTACCGCGAAGCTCTCAACGAGTACTTCACCAAGGCCTGCGCACTGGGTGGCCACACCCCGCACATCCTGCGCGAGGCCCTGAGCTGGCACATCAACCTGGAAGAAACCGGGAAGATGCTCACCGAGTAATGGATACAGTCGGCGGCTGACGCAAACACAGTTTCGTCAGCCTGCCGATAGCCCGCCCACCGCCAGACAAAAACTGTACTACTGTACTGCTATTTTCCCCGCCTAAAATCGCTGCCTTTCCATCAAAAACCATCAAAACGCACCAAAAAGGTGCCAACAGGTACAGTTGCGCCATTTCCGAACAGTACAGCCGCTATAAACAGTTAACTGGTCATTCACAATACAAGTGAACTGTATCTACAGAGTCTTGCGCCGGAGGAGGATCATGGGCACCAGTTAAACCACTACCTGATCCCGCCACAAGCGGAAGGATGTCAACCATGGAACGTACACTCAGTTCCGAACTGTTCTTCGAAGACAAGGCTGTAAAATCCCAGGCTTCCCTGCCTCTGCGCCTGCTCTCCAACCTGATGCTGTGGCAGCGCCGCATCTCCAGCCGCCACCAACTGGCTCGCCTGGATTCGCGTCTGCTGGCCGATGCCGGGATCAGCGAAGCACAACGCTACGAAGAGCTGAGCAAGCCGTTCTGGCGCTAACTCAGCGTCGCTGGCCCTGACCCACCGGGTCCACCGCCAGCACCCGAATTGCATAAACAAGACCCGTCGCGGGAAACCGCGACGGGTCTTGTGCTTTCTGGCCGGGAGAACAGGAGAGTACAGCCGGAAAACCCAAGACAGGTACAGTTTTATAGATACTTGATTTGTACCAGTACAATTTTACCCCAGTGTATCTGCAAGAGTCCGCTCGAACCTCGCACCATGGAGCTTCCAGGCCAAGCGCCCGACATTGCCTCGAGGATCGCATTATGGACTCATCGACCCGGCCCACCGACAGCACCCTCCACGCCACTGCCCGCACAACTACTACCAGGTACAGCTGGGTAGCCGCCTTCGGCCGCCTGCGTGAACGAGCCAGGACCCGCAAGTTGCTGGCGCAGATGAATGAGCAGCAGTTGGCCGACAGCGGCATCAGTTTTTGCGACAGAGCAGCGGAACTGCACAAACCGTTCTGGCGGGATTGAACAGCTATGGGCGAACGCAGCGGCGCAGCCTAATATCAGCCACGACGTGGCCATTTCTTCTCGAACTGCGTCAGAGCAATCAGACACAGCACTTCGCAGTGGCTGCCCGGCGTCTCACTCAGCGCCTTCTATTGTCTGTTCATTCACAGGAGTTACCCATGCCTCGTCTCCGCCTGCTCAGCGCCGCCGCCCTGCTGGCCCTGGCTGCCAATGCCCATGCCACCAGCCTGATCGTCACCACCGACGCCATCGTCGGAGCGCTCAAGGCCACCTCGGATGCGACTTCCGATGCCACGTCCTCCCTGCGCGACCACAAGATCGTTCGTGCTGCCCGGGATGATGCCGCCAGCTTCGTCGCCACCGATGGCGCCATTCGCGGGGTGAAACTGGAAAGCGCCTTCGCCCACATTCGCCAGCAGGCTCCGCAACTGCAACAGGCCACCGACACCCAGCTGGCCCAGGCCATCCTGGCAATCTGAAGAGCACCTGGTCAGGTGCGCATGCGCACCTGAACCTCTCTACGCTGGTCCTCCGCGAACCATTGCGCTAGCCTTTGCGCTGGTTTTCAGCTGTCGAGATCCACAGGTTTGTTCCGCATAGCATTTTCCACTCCATTACTGCTCTTGATCTGTTGGGCCTGCCCGGTGCAGGCGTTCGACCTGAGTACCCAGAGCTCGGTCATCACCGCCTACGCGACAAGCAAGGTGACCTCCGCGCCCTTCGACCATAAACTGATACTCGCCGCCCAGGATGATGCCGCTGCCTTCGTTGCAACCGACGGCCAACTGCGTGGTGCACGCCTGGAATCCGCGCTCAGATACTTGCGCAGTGCCCCGGCGAAACTGCATGCCGACGACCTTGAACTGGCGCAGGCAATTCTCGTCCAATAGTCATTCCCGTTATCCCGGAGTCATCCCATGCGTAGCCCGCTGATTGCCGCCACCCTCGGCCTGCTGTTGTTGGCCGACGTGGCCCAGGCACACACCCTGGTGGCCACCAGTAACATCATCGTCCGTGCCTTTGGCCGAACGATCGATTTCACCTCGGACACCACAACCTCGATCCGCGACTCCAAGGTCGTGCGTGAAGCCCACGACGATGCCGCCAGCTTCGTCGCCAGCAACGGCGATATCCGTGGCGCCCAGCTGGAAGCGGCCTTCGACACCCTGCGCACCCGCGTGCCGCAAGCTCGCGACGCCAGCGACCAGGTACTGGCCGAAGCCATCCTCGCCCTGTGAAGCCGCTGCGCGCCTGGCTGCTGGCCACGACCCTGGGACTGCTCTGCAGCAACGCCCAGGCCGACCTGAAGCTGCACCTCAAGACCGATGGCCTGAGCCCGCAGCAACAACAAGCCAGCCAGGCCTTGCTGGATGAAGCGATGCAGGCATTGCCGCCACGCTTCATCCAGCAACTGGACCGCACCATCGATGTCGGCTGGACCGACCGCATGCCCGACAACGCCTATGGCGAAGCCTCCCTGGTAGCGGAACTGGACCTCAACCGCGCGTTGCTGCCCAGCCTCGCCGACGGTTCCGCCGCCACCCAGAAGACCAGCCGCCCCCATGGCACCGTGCGCCGGGAAATGCTCGCCACCGTGCTCCATGAACTGACCCATATCTATGATCGCGCGCGTCTGTGGCCCAGTGCCGAACGCAGCCTGATCCAGCGCTGCACCCGCAGGAATGGCACCACCGGCCTGGTGGGCCTGCCGGACGCATGTCGCGGCCAGAACGATCGCCGCTTCACCTTGAGCGACGACCCACGCCTGCTGGACCTGGCCGGCTGGCCGCAATACGTTGGCCGTCGCGGGGAACGCGAGCAGCACAACCGCCAGGTCGCCCGCAGCCCCGACCTCTACGAGACGACAAATCCCAAAGAGTTCGTCGCGGTGAACATGGAATACTTCCTCCTGGACCCGAGCTACGCCTGCCGGCGCCCGGCGCTGTACCGTTATTACCAGGAGCATTTCGACTGGGCGCCGGCCGCCAAGGACAGCTGCGCCAAGTCCTTCGCCTTCCTCAATGCCGGTAACGACTTCGCCAGGACACCCCTGGGCCAGGTCGATCCGGAACGGGTCTACGCGGTGGACTACCTGTTGGCCGAAGCCAACCAGAACTGGGTCAGCCGCTGGGGCCACAGCATGCTGCGCCTGGTGATCTGCGCTCCGGGCCGGCCTCGCGGACCGGATTGCCGGCTGGACCTGGACCAGCACCTGGTGCTGTCCTACCGCGCCTTCGTCGGTGACGTGCAGCTGTCGAGCTGGGATGGGCTGGTGGGCAAGTACCCGTCACGGCTGTTCATCCTGCCGCTGGCCCAGGTGATCGACGAATACACCAAGACCGAGCTGCGCAGCCTGGCCTCGGTCCCCTTGAACCTCTCGCGCAGCGAGATCGAGGAGGTGGTGGAACACGCCGCCGAGATGCACTGGAGCTACGACGGCAACTATTACTTCCTGTCCAACAATTGCGCGGTGGAGAGCCTCAAGCTGCTGCGCAGCGGCAGCAACAACCAGCAGTTGGTCGGCCTGGACAGCATCATGCCCAATGGCCTGCTGGAGGTGCTCAAGGGCAGGGGACTGGCCGATACCAGCGTGCTCGACGACCCCCGCGAGGCGCTGCGCCTGGGCTATCGCTTCGATTCCTTCCGTGATCGCTACCAGGCAATGTTCGAAGTCATCAGGAAGTACCTGCCGATCAAGCAGGCCAACGTCGAGGACTGGCTGTCGCTGAGCGCCGAAGAACGTCGCCAGTGGTTCGCCCAGGCCGACCTGCGTACCAGCGCCGCCTTGCTGCTGCTGGAGCAGGCCAGCTTTCGTCGCCAGCTGCTGCTGGCCCAGGACGAGGTCAAGCAGCGCTACCTGGGGGCTCGCGAATTGAAGAATGGCGGCATGGAGAAGGCCAACCAGACCCTGCAGCAGATTCTCGCCAACAGCGGCTTCCTCAGCCGCCCGGCCGAGCTGTTGGGCAGCAGCGGTTATGGCCTGCCCCAGCCTGGCGAATGGCAGCGCCTGGAAGCCGAGACCAGCCTGCGCCAGAAGCAGCTGCAGTCCCTGACCGGCGATCTCGACAAGGAAGTCCGGGCCTTGCTGGATCCTGCCCGCGCCGCCGAGATTGCCGCCAACGAAGCCAACCTCAAGCAGGTGGGCGAACATCTGCGAGCGCTGCACAAGGCGGCGGGCGGGCTGGAGCTGCCATAACCGCTTGCCGGTCTTGCGCGCCTCGCGACCGCTGCGCGCTCGTGCGCAGCCTGCGGCAGCGGCTACACGAAGCAGCAACCCTGTCGATCTGTAGCCGCTGTCGAGCACCAGCGAGGCTGCGCACGGGGCGCAGCCCCGCAGAACCCGACGGCTCGTACCGAACCCTGCGCAGCCTGCGACTACAGGGTTTCTTGCGACTCCTGCGGCAGTTCTTCGTCAAGGTGCAGCCAGGGCAGGCGGCTGTCGGTCCAGATATGCCGCTGCGCCGGGGCCTGCTCCGGATGGTCCAGGGTGGCGATGGTGACGTCGATGCTGTCCGGGCTCAGTTGGGTGACGAGCGCCAAGTGCGCCCCGCAATCGCCACAGAAATAACGCGCACAACTGGCGGATGAGTCATAGCGGGCCGGGCTGCCCGCCAGCCACCTGAAGGCCAAGGCGGGCAAGGTGATCCAGGTGGTCACCAGGCCGCCGCTGACCCGACGGCAGATCGAACAGTGGCAGTGGGCGATGTCCCGCAACGGCCCGCTGAATTGATAACGCAGCCGCCCGCAGTGACAGCCTCCGTTGTGCAACTGCTCCATTTACCGTCTCCTTTGTCGTCATGCCTTGCACTTTAGGCCGCTTGTCGGGCGATGACACAACCGCTGATTCCTTTCTCCGGCGAAAGCTGGCTGAAAGCTTCCCCCATTAGCATCACCCCACTACCGGCGACAGACCGGTTGGCCACAGCGGGCGCTCGCGCGCTCCCGGCCCTATTAACAACAACAATGGTGATTCTGATGTCCGCTCGTACCCGCCTGTTCGCTGCAACTCCTCCCGTACGCCTCGTGCTTGCCGTTCTGCGCTGATCCCACCCGGTTCGCCATTCCCTAGCCGCGCTACGCCTGGAGTATTCCCATGCTGACTTTCCTTGGCTTCGCCATGGTCATCACCTTCATGTTCCTGATCATGACCAAGCGCCTGTCGGCGCTGATCGCCCTGATCATCGTGCCCATCCTGTTCGCCCTGTTCGGTGGTTTCGCGCCGAAGATCGGCCCGATGATGCTCGAAGGCATCACCAAGCTTGCGCCCACCGGCGTGATGCTGATGTTCGCCATTCTGTATTTCGCCTTGATGATCGACTCAGGCCTGTTCGACCCGGCCGTGCGCAAGATCCTCAAGCTGGTCAAGGGCGACCCGCTGAAAGTCTCGGTGGGCACCGCGGTGCTGGCCCTGGTGGTGTCCCTGGACGGTGACGGCGCCACCACCTACATGATCTGCGTGGCCGCCATGCTGCCGCTGTACAGCCGCATCGGCATGAGCCCGCGGATCATGGCCGGCCTGATCATCCTCGCCGGCGGGGTAATGAACATGACCCCCTGGGGCGGCCCGACCGCCCGCGCGGCCAGCGCCCTGCACGTGGACCCGTCGGACATCTTCGTGCCGATGATCCCGGCCATGCTCGCCGGCGTGGTGGCGATCCTGGCGATCGCCTACCTGTACGGCAAGCGCGAACGGGCACGCCTGGGTGAACTGCACCTGGCGGGCGACGAGATCGACCACAGCGAGATCAGCGTGTCGCAGTACCCCGACGCCCGCCGGCCGAAGCTGATCTGGTTCAACGGTGCCCTGACCTTCGCCCTCATGTGCGCCCTGATCGCCGGCCTGCTGCCGCTGCCCGTGCTGTTCATGGTGGCCTTCAGTATTGCGATGATCGTCAACTACCCCTGCCTGCAACAGCAGAAGGACCGGGTCGCGGCCCACGCTGGCAGCGTGCTCGCGGTGGTCGGGCTGATCTTCGCCGCGGGCATCTTCACCGGCATCCTGTCCGGTACGGGCATGGTCGACGCCATGTCCAAGAGCCTGCTGGCGGTGATCCCCGAAGCCCTGGGGCCTTACCTCGCGGTCATCACCGCGCTGGTGAGCATGCCGTTCACCTTCTTCATGTCCAACGATGCCTTCTACTACGGGGTTCTGCCGGTGCTGGCCGAAGCCGCCAGCCATTACGGCATCACTGCCGTGGAAATGGCCCGGGCGTCGATCGTCGGCCAACCCGTGCACTTGCTCAGCCCACTGGTACCCTCGACTTACCTGCTGGTGGCCCTGGCCGGCATCGAGTTCGGCGATCACCAGCGCTTCACCCTCAAGTGGGCAGTGCTGGTCTGCCTGTGCATAATGTTCGCCGCCTTGCTGATGGGAATATTTCCCCTGTTCAGCACTCTATAAGGCCATAGATTCTTCGCCCTGGCCGATCACCGGACAGGGCCATAACACTCGCTCAAAGGAATACACATGGAATGGCTGACCAACCCGGAGATCTGGGTTGCCTTCTTCACCTTGACCGCCCTGGAGATCGTCCTGGGCATCGACAACATCATCATGATCTCGATCCTGGTCAGCCGCATGCCCAAGCACATGCAGGCCCGCACCCGGATCTTCGGCCTGGCGCTAGCCATGATCACGCGGATCCTGCTGTTGCTGTCGATCACCTGGGTCATGCGCCTGACCGACGACCTGTTCACGGTGCTCGGCCAGGGCGTCTCCGGGCGCGACCTGATCCTGTTCTTCGGTGGCCTGTTCCTGTTGTGGAAGAGCTCCCAGGAGATGTACCACGCCCTGGAAGGCGAGGATGAGACCAACGACGAGCCCAAGGGCAAGGGCGGCAAGTTCATCTACACCATCATCCAGATCGCGATCATCGACATCGTATTCTCCCTGGACTCGGTGATTACCGCAGTGGGCATGGTCTCCCACGTGCCAGTGATGGTGGCGGCGATCATCGTCGCGGTGCTGGTGATGATGCTGGCCTCGGGCACCATCAGCGAATTCATCGACAAGCACCCATCGCTGAAGATGCTCGCGCTGTCGTTCCTGCTGGTGGTCGGCACGGTGCTGATCGCCGAAGCCTTCGACGTGCATGTGCCCAAGGGCTACGTGTACTTCGCCATGGCCTTCTCCCTGGCGGTGGAAGTCATCAACATCAAGCTGCGCACCAACCTTGCGAAGAAAAAACAATCGGATCCGGTGAAACTGCGCAAGGACATTCCCGGTCAATAACCCGAATGCGCTGAAATGAAAAAGGGGCTTTCGGGCCCCTTTTGCTTGCGTGAAACATGACGTTTTCATAACAGTCATGTTTCAGTCGCCAGATTAGCTATGCGATGCTGGCGCCCTGTGCGTTAGCCGGCTAAAGCTTACATACATAACCAAAAACCACGCGCAGCAACGTCCACTGGCCCCGCTTGGGGCTCTTCACCCCAGGGGGGCCGTGCATGCTGACCCTGCTCAATCTGCTTTCCGCCGTGGCCCTGCTGGTGTGGGGCACGCACATCGTGCGTACCGGGATCCTGCGGGTCTACGGCTCCAACCTGCGACACGTGATCGGCCAGAACATGAGTCGCCGCCCGCTGGCCTTCATCGCCGGGATCCTGGTGACCGCCATGGTCCAGAGCAGCAACGCCACGGCCATGCTGGTGACCTCGTTCGTCGGCCAGGGCCTGATGAGCCTCACCCCGGCACTGGCCACCATGCTGGGTGCCGACGTCGGTACGGCACTGATGGCACGGGTGCTGACCTTCGACCTGTCCTGGCTGTCGCCGCTGCTGATCTTCATCGGGGTGATGTTCTTCCTCTCGCGCAAGCAGACCCGCGCCGGCCAGCTGGGCCGGGTCGGCATCGGCCTGGGCCTGATCATCCTGGCCCTGCAGCTGATCGTGGAAGCTGCCGCCCCCATCACCCATGCCCAGGGCGTGAAGGTGCTGTTCGCCTCGCTGACCGGCGACATCCTCCTGGATGCGCTGATGGGCGCGGTGTTCGCCATGGTTTCCTATTCCAGCCTGGCGGCAGTGCTGCTCACCGCCACCCTGGCCGGGGCCGGGGTCATCGGCCTGCCGGTCGCCATCGGCCTGGTGATCGGCGCCAACATCGGCAGCGGGGTGCTGGCCTTCCTCAGCACCAGCATGCAGAACGCCGCCGGGCGCCAGGTAGCCCTGGGCAGCCTGCTGTACAAGCTGATCGGCCTGCTGCTGATCATCCCGGTCCTCGATCCCCTGGCCCACTGGATGGACAGCCTGGACTTCAGCCCCCAGGAAGTGGTGATCGGCTTCCACCTGCTCTACAACACCACCCGCTGCCTGTTGCTGCTGCCCAGCGTCGGCCCCATGGCCCGGCTCTGCGCCTGGCTGCTGCCCGAACGTCCCCAGGAAAACGGCCGGGCGCGGCCGCGCCACCTGGACCTCACCGCTCTTTCCACGCCCAGCCTGGCCCTGGCCAATGCCGCCCGGGAGACCCTGCGCATCGGCGACCTGGTGGACAGCATGCTCGAAGCCATGGGCGACGTACTGCAAGGCAAGCAGACGGCCATCACCCAGGAGCTGCGGGCCTTGAGCGACGATGTCGAGGCGCTGTACAGCGCGATCAAGCTGTACCTGGCACAAATGCCGCGCGAAGACCTCAGCGAGCAGGACAGCCGGCGCTGGGCGGAAATCATCGAGCTGGCGATCAACCTCAAGCTGGCCAGCGACCTGATCGAGCGCATGCTGCGCAAGGTCCAGCAGCAGAAGACCTCCCAGCGCCGGTCCTTTTCCGAGGTCGGCCTGGAGGAGCTGGCCGGCCTGCACGCCCAACTGATCGCCAACCTGCGCCTGGGGCTTTCGGTGTTCCTCAGCGCCGACCCGGAAAGCGCTCGCCAGCTACTGCGGGAAAAACGCCGTTTTCGCGCCCAGGAACGGCGCCTGGCCCATGCCCATGTCAGCCGTCTGCAGCGCAAGATCGTCCAGAGCATCGAGACCAGCTCCCTGCACCTGGAGCTGATCGCCGACATGAAACGCCTCAACTCGCTGTTCTGCAGCAGTGCCTACGTCGTGCTGGAGACTTCCGATACCGGGGCCCTGGAAGTCGAGGACATGACCGACATCACCCACTCGCCCTGAACGTCCAGGGTCGTGTGCAGTCTCTACAACTTACGCACGTCGTAAGGAAGCTCCTGTTATGCGTTGTCTGTTATTCGCCTGCCTGTTGCTGGGCAGTGCACAAGGTTGGGCCCTGGATCGCTTCCAGGTCGAAGGCTACACCCTGCCCAACGGCCTTCAGGTGCTGCTCAAGCCCGGCAGCGAGCGCGGTCACGTGGCAATCCGCCTGGTGGTCGGCGTGGGCCTGGACGATTTCACCTGTACCGACAAGGAACTGCCCCACCTGCTCGAACACTTGCTGTTCAGCGGCACCGACGCCAGTGGGGAAGGCGGCCTCGAAGAACGCATGCAAGCCCTGGGCGGCGAATGGAACGCCTACACCAGCAATGCCGACACCACCTTCGTCATCGAGGCCCCGGCGCGAAACCAGCGCAAGGTCCTCGATCTGCTGCTGTCGCTGCTGACCCATACCCGCCTGGACGAAAAGGCGCTGGAAAGCGCCAAGCGGGTAGTGGAGCGCGAGGACGGCGGCCATTACTCACACCTGCAACGCTGGCTCGACCGCCAGGACCTGGGCCACAAGGCCAGCAACCAGTTGGCAGTGGAGCTGGGGCTCAAGTGTGCCGAGCGAGCCGAAGTCGGCCACCTGACCCTGGCCCGGCTGGAACAAGTGCGCAAGGACTGGTATGCCCCCAACAACATGTCCCTGATCGTGGTGGGTGAGCTGGATCGCCTGCTGCCCGCCTACCTGGAACGGACCTACGGCAGCCTGGAGCCGGTAGAGCCCAGCGAGCACCCAGAGCTGCCCCAGCTCGACAGCCATGCCGCCGCCGAGCGCTACCTGATACGCGGCTGGGTAGGGCAGAGCGCCCAGTTGCACTGGCTGTTTCCCGAACCGGTGCTGGAGCAGCAGCACAGCGAGACCTTCGACCTGCTCAAGGACTACCTGGACTGGGCCCTCTACCGTCAACTGCGCCTGAAGCACGAACTGTCCTACGGCCCCTGGAGCGATCGAGAAGTCTTCGGTGGCGTCGGCTTTCTCAGTCTCAACGCCGACCTCGAGCGCGAGGACCTGCCCGAGGCCCGACAGGTGGTGGAGCAATTGCGTACCCATCTGCTCAAGGATGGCCTCGACCCGGCCACCTTCGCCCGGCTGAAGCAGGCCGCCATCGATCGCCAGGCCTGGGCGGTGCAGGGCAACAGTGCCCTGGCGGACTACTACTGGAGTGCCCTGGGCGATTTCGACGATGGCCGCTTCAGCGACCCGGCCAAGGCCCTGCGCGGTGTGACCCTGGACCAGGCCAACCAGGCCCTGCGGCAATTGCTGCAGCAACCGGGTTACCTGCGGATTGAAAAGCCCCTGCTCAGCGACGAGCAACTGCTCTGGCTGGTGGGGGGGCTGCTGGCCCTGGTCGCCCTGGGTGGCGTGGGCGTCGGCCTGCTACGCCGTCGAGCCGGTTGACCCCTGGCAAGGGAGCGCGCTCCCTCGCCACGGACAGCCGCCAACGTTATCCTGTCGCGCTTTTCCTGCCATGACTGTGACCTCCGCCCGATGCCCGACTGGAACCGACACATACAGCGCCTGCTGGAACTGATAAAGCGCTATCCGGGCGTCATCGCACTCGGCGGCTTCATCTCGGGGGTCTGCAGCTTCATCCTGGTGGACCGGCAACAGAGCCTGGCTTCATGGATCGCCATCATCATGCTGGTGAGCTGGGTCTGGCT
Coding sequences:
- a CDS encoding acetyl-CoA hydrolase/transferase family protein; this translates as MYRDRIRLPSLLDKVMSAADAAALIEDGMTVGMSGFTRAGEAKAVPHALAQRAKVSPLKISLMTGASLGNDLDKELTEAGVLARRMPFQVDSTLRKAINAGKVMFIDQHLSETVEQLRNQQLKLPDIAVIEAVAITEQGHIVPTTSVGNSASFAIFAKKVIVEINMAHNPNLEGLHDIYIPTYRPTRTPIPLVKVDDRIGSTAIPIPADKIAAIVITDQSDSPSTVSPPDSETQGIANHLIDFLKREVQAGRMSNKLGPLQAGIGNIANAVMCGLIESPFENLTMYSEVLQDSTFDLIDAGKLSFASGSSITLSSRRNADVFGNLERYKDKLVLRPQEISNHPEVVRRLGIIGINTALEFDIYGNVNSTHICGTRMMNGIGGSGDFARNAHLAIFVTKSIAKDGAISSVVPMVSHVDHTEHDVDILVTEVGLADLRGLAPRERARVIIDNCVHPSYREALNEYFTKACALGGHTPHILREALSWHINLEETGKMLTE
- a CDS encoding DUF1127 domain-containing protein yields the protein MERTLSSELFFEDKAVKSQASLPLRLLSNLMLWQRRISSRHQLARLDSRLLADAGISEAQRYEELSKPFWR
- a CDS encoding DUF1127 domain-containing protein, with product MDSSTRPTDSTLHATARTTTTRYSWVAAFGRLRERARTRKLLAQMNEQQLADSGISFCDRAAELHKPFWRD
- a CDS encoding DUF2388 domain-containing protein — translated: MPRLRLLSAAALLALAANAHATSLIVTTDAIVGALKATSDATSDATSSLRDHKIVRAARDDAASFVATDGAIRGVKLESAFAHIRQQAPQLQQATDTQLAQAILAI
- a CDS encoding DUF2388 domain-containing protein yields the protein MAFSTPLLLLICWACPVQAFDLSTQSSVITAYATSKVTSAPFDHKLILAAQDDAAAFVATDGQLRGARLESALRYLRSAPAKLHADDLELAQAILVQ
- a CDS encoding DUF2388 domain-containing protein; the encoded protein is MRSPLIAATLGLLLLADVAQAHTLVATSNIIVRAFGRTIDFTSDTTTSIRDSKVVREAHDDAASFVASNGDIRGAQLEAAFDTLRTRVPQARDASDQVLAEAILAL
- a CDS encoding DUF4105 domain-containing protein, which encodes MKPLRAWLLATTLGLLCSNAQADLKLHLKTDGLSPQQQQASQALLDEAMQALPPRFIQQLDRTIDVGWTDRMPDNAYGEASLVAELDLNRALLPSLADGSAATQKTSRPHGTVRREMLATVLHELTHIYDRARLWPSAERSLIQRCTRRNGTTGLVGLPDACRGQNDRRFTLSDDPRLLDLAGWPQYVGRRGEREQHNRQVARSPDLYETTNPKEFVAVNMEYFLLDPSYACRRPALYRYYQEHFDWAPAAKDSCAKSFAFLNAGNDFARTPLGQVDPERVYAVDYLLAEANQNWVSRWGHSMLRLVICAPGRPRGPDCRLDLDQHLVLSYRAFVGDVQLSSWDGLVGKYPSRLFILPLAQVIDEYTKTELRSLASVPLNLSRSEIEEVVEHAAEMHWSYDGNYYFLSNNCAVESLKLLRSGSNNQQLVGLDSIMPNGLLEVLKGRGLADTSVLDDPREALRLGYRFDSFRDRYQAMFEVIRKYLPIKQANVEDWLSLSAEERRQWFAQADLRTSAALLLLEQASFRRQLLLAQDEVKQRYLGARELKNGGMEKANQTLQQILANSGFLSRPAELLGSSGYGLPQPGEWQRLEAETSLRQKQLQSLTGDLDKEVRALLDPARAAEIAANEANLKQVGEHLRALHKAAGGLELP
- a CDS encoding GFA family protein; this translates as MEQLHNGGCHCGRLRYQFSGPLRDIAHCHCSICRRVSGGLVTTWITLPALAFRWLAGSPARYDSSASCARYFCGDCGAHLALVTQLSPDSIDVTIATLDHPEQAPAQRHIWTDSRLPWLHLDEELPQESQETL
- a CDS encoding CitMHS family transporter yields the protein MLTFLGFAMVITFMFLIMTKRLSALIALIIVPILFALFGGFAPKIGPMMLEGITKLAPTGVMLMFAILYFALMIDSGLFDPAVRKILKLVKGDPLKVSVGTAVLALVVSLDGDGATTYMICVAAMLPLYSRIGMSPRIMAGLIILAGGVMNMTPWGGPTARAASALHVDPSDIFVPMIPAMLAGVVAILAIAYLYGKRERARLGELHLAGDEIDHSEISVSQYPDARRPKLIWFNGALTFALMCALIAGLLPLPVLFMVAFSIAMIVNYPCLQQQKDRVAAHAGSVLAVVGLIFAAGIFTGILSGTGMVDAMSKSLLAVIPEALGPYLAVITALVSMPFTFFMSNDAFYYGVLPVLAEAASHYGITAVEMARASIVGQPVHLLSPLVPSTYLLVALAGIEFGDHQRFTLKWAVLVCLCIMFAALLMGIFPLFSTL
- a CDS encoding TerC family protein: MEWLTNPEIWVAFFTLTALEIVLGIDNIIMISILVSRMPKHMQARTRIFGLALAMITRILLLLSITWVMRLTDDLFTVLGQGVSGRDLILFFGGLFLLWKSSQEMYHALEGEDETNDEPKGKGGKFIYTIIQIAIIDIVFSLDSVITAVGMVSHVPVMVAAIIVAVLVMMLASGTISEFIDKHPSLKMLALSFLLVVGTVLIAEAFDVHVPKGYVYFAMAFSLAVEVINIKLRTNLAKKKQSDPVKLRKDIPGQ
- a CDS encoding Na/Pi cotransporter family protein, which gives rise to MLTLLNLLSAVALLVWGTHIVRTGILRVYGSNLRHVIGQNMSRRPLAFIAGILVTAMVQSSNATAMLVTSFVGQGLMSLTPALATMLGADVGTALMARVLTFDLSWLSPLLIFIGVMFFLSRKQTRAGQLGRVGIGLGLIILALQLIVEAAAPITHAQGVKVLFASLTGDILLDALMGAVFAMVSYSSLAAVLLTATLAGAGVIGLPVAIGLVIGANIGSGVLAFLSTSMQNAAGRQVALGSLLYKLIGLLLIIPVLDPLAHWMDSLDFSPQEVVIGFHLLYNTTRCLLLLPSVGPMARLCAWLLPERPQENGRARPRHLDLTALSTPSLALANAARETLRIGDLVDSMLEAMGDVLQGKQTAITQELRALSDDVEALYSAIKLYLAQMPREDLSEQDSRRWAEIIELAINLKLASDLIERMLRKVQQQKTSQRRSFSEVGLEELAGLHAQLIANLRLGLSVFLSADPESARQLLREKRRFRAQERRLAHAHVSRLQRKIVQSIETSSLHLELIADMKRLNSLFCSSAYVVLETSDTGALEVEDMTDITHSP
- a CDS encoding M16 family metallopeptidase; amino-acid sequence: MRCLLFACLLLGSAQGWALDRFQVEGYTLPNGLQVLLKPGSERGHVAIRLVVGVGLDDFTCTDKELPHLLEHLLFSGTDASGEGGLEERMQALGGEWNAYTSNADTTFVIEAPARNQRKVLDLLLSLLTHTRLDEKALESAKRVVEREDGGHYSHLQRWLDRQDLGHKASNQLAVELGLKCAERAEVGHLTLARLEQVRKDWYAPNNMSLIVVGELDRLLPAYLERTYGSLEPVEPSEHPELPQLDSHAAAERYLIRGWVGQSAQLHWLFPEPVLEQQHSETFDLLKDYLDWALYRQLRLKHELSYGPWSDREVFGGVGFLSLNADLEREDLPEARQVVEQLRTHLLKDGLDPATFARLKQAAIDRQAWAVQGNSALADYYWSALGDFDDGRFSDPAKALRGVTLDQANQALRQLLQQPGYLRIEKPLLSDEQLLWLVGGLLALVALGGVGVGLLRRRAG